A genomic window from Candidatus Pelagisphaera phototrophica includes:
- a CDS encoding discoidin domain-containing protein, whose protein sequence is MKLVSTIAVIALSAVAIANHHGGKKALEIEFPPPFLIGTPVQVILPHLEAPGTPRPNIMVPEGVGNLADGKEVTSSDDFPIIGGLDYVTDGDKESEEGYFVELAPGTQWIQIDLESASTIYGVAIWHFHTQKRAYHDVIVQISDDESFESGVTTVFNNDHDNSSGFGKGSDNAYLETNEGKLIDAKQAKGKYVRIYGAGNTSNEMNHFVEVEVFGMAN, encoded by the coding sequence ATGAAGCTAGTTTCAACTATCGCCGTTATCGCACTCTCCGCGGTAGCGATCGCCAACCACCACGGAGGCAAGAAGGCTTTGGAGATCGAATTCCCTCCACCCTTTCTTATCGGTACTCCCGTCCAAGTGATCCTGCCTCACTTGGAGGCCCCGGGAACACCGAGACCCAATATCATGGTTCCAGAAGGCGTGGGCAATTTAGCAGACGGTAAAGAGGTCACATCTAGCGATGACTTTCCCATTATCGGTGGGCTCGATTACGTTACCGACGGAGACAAGGAATCGGAAGAGGGCTACTTCGTTGAGCTCGCTCCTGGGACTCAGTGGATACAGATCGACCTCGAATCCGCTTCAACGATTTACGGTGTCGCCATTTGGCACTTCCACACGCAGAAACGAGCCTACCATGATGTGATCGTTCAAATTTCCGATGACGAGTCGTTCGAGAGCGGTGTGACTACGGTCTTCAACAATGACCATGACAATTCATCGGGTTTCGGCAAAGGATCGGACAATGCCTATCTGGAAACCAACGAAGGCAAGCTCATCGATGCGAAGCAAGCGAAAGGCAAGTACGTTCGCATTTACGGAGCGGGAAATACCAGCAACGAAATGAACCATTTCGTGGAGGTGGAAGTCTTCGGAATGGCAAACTAG